The window CACCCCACCCCTTGTGGGTGGGGTTTATCTATGCCGCCTCGACGACCTCGGCCCGGACGGCCTCGACCCACTCATCCCGCAGCTGCTCGTACAGCTCCCGCGTCGGCCCCCACAGGAAGCCGCCCTCTGCCACCAGCAGCGCCTGAATCTCCGCATTCACCACCGCAGCAGGCCGTACAGGGCCAGGGCGTGGGGGAGTTGGGGGCATGCCGTCAGTCTATCGGCGGGCACTGTCAGAGCGTTTACTCCGCGGGCGGTTGGTCGGCAACGAACGAGCCGAGCCCGACCTCCGTCCGAATGAACCCCGCCTCCTTCAGGTGCGCAAGCACCTTCTGCGCGGTCGACGCGGCAACCTCGAACTCTGCCGAGAGCTCCACGACCGAGGGAACCTTCGACCCGGCCGGATAGGTGCCGTCGGCGATGCGGGCCTGCACGATGGCCGCGACCTGCCGCCAGATCGGCCGCGTCCGGTCAAGATCCACACTCATGTGGGTGACGCTAGATAACCGCAGTACACCGCGCGACCGCAGTATGGTGCGGTTTACTGCGGTAGACCGCGAATAGTGAGTGCCTCCGGAGCCGCGGCCCAGCAGCCCCGGAGGCGAGCCGACGAACTGGAGCCGTCGACATGGACGAGCGTAGAGACCCCCAGCCCGACAGCGGAACCGGTCCGCCGGAACCCGCCGCCAGCACGCTCCCCACCGCGCAGCAGGCCCACCTCGACTACAGCAAGCACATAGAAGGCGCCGGTCGCGTGCGCGGCTGCCAGCGCTGCAGCGACGTCGACCGCGACCGGTGCGCAGAAGGCGACCGGCTGTGGCAGGCCTGGAACACGGCCCTCAACGACGCTTATGACCGGCTGGTCGACGAGACCCGCTGACGGTCCGTCACCACCCAGACCGACACCGGTCGGATTATCGGGTTACGGGCAGGAACGTTTGGCCACAGCTTGACCTGCGGTCATACATTCACGCGGGGTGCAAAAGT is drawn from Streptomyces liliifuscus and contains these coding sequences:
- a CDS encoding GntR family transcriptional regulator, coding for MSVDLDRTRPIWRQVAAIVQARIADGTYPAGSKVPSVVELSAEFEVAASTAQKVLAHLKEAGFIRTEVGLGSFVADQPPAE